Proteins found in one Brevibacillus brevis genomic segment:
- a CDS encoding ABC transporter permease encodes MLSFVFRRFISMIVTLWLIITLTFFLMHAVPGSPFEKEGKALNEAVAANLNAYYNLDKPLLVQYGLYLQKLVQFDLGPSIANSSDTVNKMIARGFPVSFQLGLISVVFAIVTGIALGVIAALRHNRLIDYLAMIIAVIGISVPSFVVASLLIKYLAVEWKLLPTATWGSWQHVIMPALALAFGPIAIIARLTRTNMLEVLTQEYIETARAKGLSPATIVLKHALRNAILPVVTLLGALIANVLTGSFVIEKIFAIPGMGKYFVAGINNRDYSVIMGTTVFYSALLIFLMFVVDVLYGIIDPRIKLHRKESEG; translated from the coding sequence TTGCTATCTTTTGTCTTCCGCAGATTTATCTCCATGATCGTGACGTTATGGCTCATCATTACCCTCACCTTTTTCCTGATGCATGCCGTTCCAGGATCTCCTTTTGAAAAAGAAGGAAAGGCATTAAACGAAGCAGTTGCAGCGAACCTCAATGCCTACTACAACCTGGATAAGCCGCTACTTGTCCAATACGGGCTGTACTTGCAAAAGCTGGTGCAGTTTGACCTTGGACCATCCATTGCCAACAGCTCGGATACGGTCAACAAAATGATCGCCCGTGGATTCCCCGTCTCTTTTCAACTCGGACTGATATCTGTCGTTTTTGCGATTGTCACTGGTATCGCGCTTGGTGTGATCGCCGCGCTACGACATAACCGTCTCATTGATTATCTTGCTATGATTATTGCTGTTATCGGGATATCTGTTCCCAGCTTTGTTGTTGCTTCCTTATTAATCAAATATTTGGCGGTCGAGTGGAAGCTGTTGCCGACTGCAACGTGGGGGTCTTGGCAGCATGTGATTATGCCAGCACTTGCATTAGCGTTTGGTCCGATTGCGATTATCGCTCGTTTGACCCGTACCAACATGCTGGAAGTGTTGACCCAGGAATACATTGAAACTGCTCGTGCAAAAGGGCTGTCTCCAGCGACGATTGTGTTGAAGCACGCACTGCGTAATGCGATTTTGCCTGTCGTCACGCTTTTAGGCGCACTGATTGCCAACGTTTTAACGGGAAGCTTTGTGATCGAAAAAATATTTGCGATTCCTGGGATGGGGAAATATTTCGTCGCTGGCATTAATAACCGCGACTATTCCGTCATTATGGGAACGACCGTCTTCTATAGCGCACTTTTGATTTTCCTGATGTTTGTCGTCGATGTACTATACGGCATCATTGATCCACGAATTAAGCTGCATCGAAAGGAGAGCGAAGGATGA
- a CDS encoding ABC transporter permease gives MRKDNLNAEAIVRPQLTFWQEAWLRLRGNKLALMGLVIIILLGIMATIGPMISGHEYAKQSIIMKNKPPSEANWFGTDDFGRDVFTRVWYGARISLFVGLTAALIDFFIGVLYGGIAGYMGGRIDNIMMRFVDILYGLPYLLVVILLMVVMGPGLLTIIIALSATGWIGMARTVRGQVLQMKNSEYVLAAKTMGAKPFYIIRKHLLPNTIGIIIVYVTLSVPSAIFAEAFLSFLGLGIQAPMASWGVMANDGLPTLLSGHWWRLFFPAFLISLTMLAFNVLGDGLRDAFDPKSRR, from the coding sequence ATGCGAAAAGACAACCTCAATGCGGAAGCGATTGTGCGACCTCAACTGACGTTTTGGCAAGAAGCTTGGCTTCGGCTCAGAGGAAACAAGCTGGCTCTGATGGGGTTGGTGATTATTATCCTGCTTGGGATTATGGCTACGATTGGGCCGATGATCTCTGGTCATGAATACGCCAAACAGTCGATTATTATGAAAAACAAACCTCCATCCGAAGCGAACTGGTTTGGTACTGATGATTTTGGTCGCGATGTGTTTACCCGTGTTTGGTATGGTGCACGCATTTCCCTGTTTGTCGGTTTGACGGCAGCGCTTATCGATTTTTTCATTGGTGTCTTGTATGGAGGAATTGCCGGATATATGGGCGGACGAATCGATAATATCATGATGCGCTTCGTCGATATTTTGTACGGACTTCCTTATTTGTTGGTTGTGATTTTGCTGATGGTCGTCATGGGGCCTGGACTTTTAACCATTATTATCGCGTTAAGTGCGACTGGCTGGATCGGGATGGCCCGGACTGTGCGCGGTCAGGTTCTGCAAATGAAAAACTCGGAGTACGTACTGGCGGCAAAAACAATGGGGGCAAAGCCTTTCTACATCATTCGCAAGCACCTGCTACCCAACACAATTGGCATCATCATCGTCTATGTTACGTTATCTGTTCCATCTGCGATTTTTGCAGAGGCGTTTCTGAGCTTTCTCGGTCTTGGTATTCAGGCGCCGATGGCTAGCTGGGGAGTGATGGCGAACGATGGACTCCCCACCCTTTTGTCCGGTCATTGGTGGCGGCTCTTTTTCCCTGCTTTCCTCATCTCGCTGACGATGCTCGCGTTCAACGTGCTCGGTGATGGCTTGCGCGATGCGTTCGATCCGAAGTCAAGGAGGTAG